A single region of the Chryseobacterium sp. 6424 genome encodes:
- a CDS encoding helix-turn-helix domain-containing protein translates to MNRKKNTSSRPKYRTPGWQNESSAHPLTGTYYDTSEMMNVLHVSDRTLHRWRKEGKIPYTKIGGKIYYLADAVDRKMREGE, encoded by the coding sequence ATGAACAGAAAGAAAAATACCAGCAGCCGCCCTAAGTACCGAACGCCGGGCTGGCAGAATGAAAGTAGTGCACATCCGCTGACCGGCACGTATTATGACACTTCGGAAATGATGAATGTGCTGCATGTATCTGACCGTACCCTTCACCGGTGGCGTAAGGAGGGCAAGATCCCTTACACCAAGATAGGCGGCAAGATCTATTATCTGGCAGATGCCGTTGACCGAAAGATGCGGGAAGGCGAGTAG
- a CDS encoding DUF6266 family protein, whose translation MGTIKKGILGGFSGTVGTVVGANWRGMDVIRSRPKRTGSLATPQQLLQREKFALAIRFQNSLRTMQKRLYGDNAGVKSRVNLAASQLLREVVTDVNGTVMLQMDKVQITKGELTGFQDLAVMAAAGEVLNFTWTDNSTQMMANATDIFSYAIYEPESGEFFVKEGPEVRTTALAEVALPAEWTGATVHVYAFFQNAEQDLACNSVYLGTAVVI comes from the coding sequence ATGGGAACAATCAAAAAAGGAATCCTCGGTGGATTCAGTGGTACTGTAGGTACCGTAGTAGGCGCTAACTGGCGCGGAATGGACGTTATTCGTAGCCGTCCGAAAAGAACGGGAAGCTTGGCGACCCCCCAACAATTGCTGCAGCGCGAAAAGTTTGCGCTGGCTATCAGGTTCCAGAACTCGCTGCGCACGATGCAGAAGCGGCTCTATGGTGACAACGCCGGCGTGAAATCGCGGGTGAACCTGGCTGCCAGCCAGCTGCTGCGCGAGGTGGTGACGGATGTGAACGGCACGGTGATGCTGCAGATGGACAAGGTGCAGATCACCAAAGGTGAGCTGACAGGCTTCCAAGACCTGGCGGTAATGGCGGCTGCCGGTGAAGTGCTGAACTTCACGTGGACGGACAACAGCACGCAGATGATGGCCAACGCGACTGACATTTTCAGCTACGCCATTTATGAGCCGGAAAGTGGTGAGTTCTTTGTGAAAGAAGGGCCGGAAGTGCGCACTACGGCGCTGGCAGAGGTAGCATTGCCTGCAGAATGGACAGGTGCTACGGTGCATGTATATGCATTCTTTCAGAATGCGGAGCAGGATCTGGCCTGCAATTCCGTTTACCTTGGTACAGCTGTTGTGATATAG
- a CDS encoding SDR family NAD(P)-dependent oxidoreductase — protein sequence MENQKTYTLITGGSTGIGLELAKLFAKDGHHLILVARDENELSKAADELKSIGDIEVITISKDLFHMEQAYELHQEITQRNLTVDILVNNAGHGWYGEFKDTDLEMELKIIHLNICSLVIITKRFLKDMLSRGSGKILNTSSIAARFPGPWQSVYHGTKAFVQSFTEAIGAEVKEQGIVVTALLPGPTDTDFFNKAQMLESKVMDNKMSDPADVAKAGYEALMKGDDMVVAGLKNKMQAAQSAITPDSKLAEKTYKDQAPKDESGT from the coding sequence ATGGAAAATCAAAAAACCTACACGCTTATCACGGGTGGCAGTACCGGAATTGGACTTGAACTCGCCAAGCTGTTTGCAAAAGACGGTCACCACCTTATTTTAGTGGCACGCGATGAAAATGAACTCTCTAAAGCCGCTGATGAACTGAAAAGTATCGGTGATATTGAGGTGATTACGATTTCAAAAGACCTTTTCCACATGGAGCAGGCCTATGAGCTGCATCAGGAAATCACCCAGCGGAACCTTACCGTAGATATACTCGTGAACAACGCCGGGCATGGCTGGTATGGGGAATTTAAGGATACCGACCTTGAAATGGAACTCAAAATCATCCACCTGAATATCTGCAGCCTTGTGATCATCACCAAACGCTTCCTGAAAGATATGCTGTCCCGTGGCAGCGGAAAAATCCTTAACACCTCCTCTATCGCCGCTAGATTTCCGGGACCTTGGCAATCCGTATATCACGGTACCAAAGCATTTGTACAGTCGTTTACCGAAGCGATCGGCGCGGAGGTAAAGGAACAGGGAATCGTAGTGACCGCACTGCTGCCGGGGCCAACCGACACCGACTTCTTCAACAAGGCACAGATGCTCGAATCCAAGGTGATGGACAACAAAATGTCTGACCCTGCAGATGTCGCCAAAGCCGGTTACGAAGCATTAATGAAGGGCGACGACATGGTAGTGGCAGGCTTGAAAAATAAGATGCAGGCTGCCCAGTCCGCGATCACCCCAGACAGTAAACTGGCTGAAAAAACCTACAAGGACCAGGCTCCGAAAGATGAGAGCGGTACATAA
- a CDS encoding GEVED domain-containing protein produces MKCTQEVRDSYCEPSLNCTDGAVIERVKLADLESLSACSTNGFSDFTARTATVTKGQTYSMEVEIGYGWFEQSVSVWIDYNKNFLFDADEFIYIGSTDQGILSKMVTIPATLVDGEYRMRVRLSTVGASGATAGKACDVADTYGETEDYTLKVQSTMGVSNTAAQTVQVYPNPVKDLLNISAAAAVSHISITDINGRQVASFADRRQIDIRHLNAGVYLLAIHFKDGSSVVRKIVKK; encoded by the coding sequence GTGAAGTGCACCCAGGAGGTGCGCGACTCTTATTGTGAACCTTCGCTCAACTGTACCGACGGTGCCGTGATTGAGCGCGTGAAGCTGGCCGATCTGGAAAGCCTGTCCGCCTGCAGCACCAACGGCTTTTCCGATTTTACCGCACGTACAGCCACGGTGACGAAGGGCCAGACTTACAGCATGGAAGTTGAAATAGGCTATGGCTGGTTTGAGCAGTCGGTTTCTGTATGGATCGATTACAACAAGAATTTTCTTTTCGATGCTGATGAATTTATTTACATCGGTTCCACAGATCAGGGTATCCTCAGTAAAATGGTCACGATTCCCGCAACCCTGGTAGACGGTGAGTACCGTATGCGCGTAAGGCTGTCGACGGTAGGTGCATCGGGAGCCACGGCGGGCAAAGCCTGTGATGTAGCTGATACCTATGGCGAGACCGAAGATTATACCCTCAAAGTACAAAGCACCATGGGTGTGAGCAATACCGCGGCGCAAACTGTTCAGGTCTATCCAAACCCTGTTAAAGACCTTCTGAATATCAGCGCAGCAGCGGCCGTGAGTCACATCAGCATCACTGATATTAATGGCCGCCAGGTCGCCTCATTTGCAGACCGCCGCCAAATAGATATCCGCCACCTGAATGCGGGGGTCTATCTGTTAGCCATCCATTTTAAAGACGGTTCTTCTGTTGTAAGGAAGATTGTGAAAAAGTAA
- a CDS encoding sodium-translocating pyrophosphatase, producing MDLFILVPLFGIIALVYTFLQSSWVSKQNAGNDRMKEISGHIADGAMAFLKAEYKIMAYFVVIVAVLLALMGASNSNSHWTIGIAFVIGAVLSALAGFIGMRIATKANVRTAEAAKTSLSKALKVSFTGGSVMGMGVAGLAVLGLGALYLIIKQIFAPDAGVDSHEMERTIEILTGFSLGAESIALFARVGGGIYTKAADVGADLVGKVEAGIPEDDPRNPATIADNVGDNVGDVAGMGADLFGSYVATVLATMVLGRETFSEDAFGGYAPILLPMLIAGTGIIFSMIGALFVKISETTELDTAPVQNALNLGNWGSIVLTAVSSYFLVNYLLPATMSLRGHEFTKMGVFGAIIVGLVVGTLMSIITEYYTAMGKRPVKSIVKQSSTGHATNIIGGLSVGMESTLLPIIVLAGGIYGSYLCAGLYGVAIAAAGMMATTAMQLAIDAFGPIADNAGGIAEMSELPKEVREKTDILDAVGNTTAATGKGFAIASAALTALALFAAFVGIAGIDGIDIYRADVLAGLFVGAMIPFIFSSLAITAVGQAAMAMVEEVRRQFREIPGILEGKATPEYEKCVAISTDASIRKMLLPGAIALISPLLVGFIFGPEVLGGFLAGATVSGVLMGMFQNNAGGAWDNAKKSFEKGVDINGQTFYKGSDPHKASVTGDTVGDPFKDTSGPSMNILIKLMSIVSLVIAPTLAVLHKDQIEKNRQDKFEAMSERIGLAGVSAEPGMNAGTTVAAQEVRGALNADGDFVYETGEVQEVKMGRKSVLMGKNSQVYALYNGVKLKDQLLLDPNLWYTIENLHFQSGSSDLKPGAEKELNNLAEIMNEYPDLKIKLGGYTDDTGNADTNMKLSNLRAQTAKLKLLEMGIASDRIETEGYGPLFPVCEGNDTDECKARNRRIDIRVISF from the coding sequence GTTTTGTCGGCCCTAGCAGGCTTTATCGGGATGCGCATCGCCACCAAAGCCAATGTGCGTACTGCCGAAGCTGCCAAAACTTCCTTATCGAAAGCCCTCAAAGTATCCTTTACCGGAGGTTCAGTGATGGGGATGGGGGTGGCCGGACTTGCTGTACTCGGGCTTGGTGCGCTGTATCTCATTATCAAACAGATCTTTGCGCCAGATGCGGGGGTGGACAGCCATGAGATGGAACGTACCATTGAAATTCTTACCGGGTTCTCCCTGGGTGCGGAGTCTATCGCGCTCTTCGCCAGGGTAGGCGGAGGTATCTATACCAAAGCCGCGGACGTAGGTGCCGACCTTGTAGGAAAGGTTGAAGCCGGTATCCCGGAAGATGATCCGCGAAACCCAGCTACCATTGCAGATAACGTAGGTGATAACGTAGGCGATGTAGCCGGTATGGGTGCCGATTTATTTGGTTCCTATGTTGCGACGGTATTGGCCACGATGGTATTGGGCCGCGAGACTTTCTCGGAAGATGCTTTCGGAGGGTACGCACCGATATTATTACCGATGCTGATCGCAGGTACTGGGATTATCTTCTCCATGATCGGCGCGTTGTTCGTAAAGATCAGCGAGACTACTGAACTTGACACCGCTCCGGTACAAAATGCCCTGAATTTAGGGAACTGGGGAAGTATCGTACTGACAGCGGTTTCATCTTATTTCCTGGTAAATTATCTGTTACCGGCTACCATGTCCTTACGTGGCCATGAATTTACGAAGATGGGCGTATTTGGTGCCATCATCGTAGGATTGGTCGTAGGAACATTGATGAGCATCATTACCGAATATTATACGGCCATGGGCAAACGCCCGGTGAAGAGTATCGTTAAGCAGTCCTCCACCGGCCATGCCACCAACATCATCGGCGGGCTTTCTGTGGGGATGGAATCTACCTTACTGCCGATCATTGTATTGGCGGGTGGTATTTACGGTTCTTACCTATGTGCCGGGCTTTACGGTGTGGCGATTGCAGCGGCGGGTATGATGGCAACCACGGCCATGCAGCTTGCGATTGACGCGTTCGGGCCGATTGCCGATAACGCAGGTGGTATCGCCGAGATGAGCGAACTGCCAAAAGAAGTTCGTGAAAAGACCGACATCCTGGATGCTGTAGGGAATACCACAGCGGCAACGGGCAAAGGATTTGCGATTGCTTCCGCAGCCTTGACGGCGCTGGCATTGTTTGCCGCTTTTGTAGGCATTGCAGGCATTGATGGCATTGACATCTACCGCGCCGATGTATTGGCCGGACTTTTTGTAGGCGCTATGATTCCTTTTATCTTCTCGTCACTTGCGATTACCGCTGTTGGCCAGGCAGCGATGGCCATGGTAGAGGAAGTGCGCCGCCAGTTCCGCGAAATCCCCGGCATCCTTGAGGGTAAAGCTACCCCGGAATATGAGAAATGTGTAGCCATTTCTACGGATGCTTCCATCAGGAAAATGTTATTGCCCGGTGCCATCGCACTTATTTCGCCGCTATTGGTAGGCTTCATTTTCGGGCCAGAGGTGCTGGGTGGCTTCTTGGCAGGTGCTACCGTTTCCGGTGTACTTATGGGCATGTTCCAGAACAACGCCGGTGGCGCATGGGATAATGCCAAGAAGTCTTTCGAGAAAGGTGTTGATATCAACGGGCAAACGTTCTACAAAGGATCAGATCCGCACAAAGCTTCTGTGACTGGGGATACCGTTGGAGATCCTTTTAAGGACACTTCCGGTCCGTCGATGAATATCTTAATTAAGCTGATGTCGATTGTATCACTCGTGATCGCGCCTACTTTAGCGGTACTTCATAAAGACCAGATCGAAAAGAACCGTCAAGATAAATTCGAAGCTATGTCCGAAAGAATAGGGCTTGCTGGTGTTTCCGCTGAACCGGGAATGAACGCCGGTACTACGGTAGCTGCGCAGGAAGTACGCGGGGCACTGAATGCGGACGGTGATTTTGTATATGAAACCGGTGAAGTACAAGAGGTGAAGATGGGCCGAAAATCTGTATTGATGGGTAAAAACAGTCAGGTATATGCCTTGTATAACGGTGTGAAACTGAAAGACCAGCTGTTGCTGGACCCAAATTTGTGGTACACCATTGAGAACCTGCACTTCCAGAGTGGCAGCAGCGACCTGAAGCCGGGTGCTGAAAAAGAACTGAACAATCTGGCAGAAATCATGAATGAATATCCAGACCTGAAGATCAAACTCGGGGGATATACCGATGATACAGGTAATGCCGATACGAATATGAAACTCTCCAACCTGCGTGCGCAGACCGCCAAACTGAAGCTGCTTGAAATGGGCATCGCGTCTGACCGTATCGAAACAGAAGGCTACGGCCCGCTGTTCCCGGTTTGCGAGGGTAACGACACGGATGAGTGTAAAGCCAGAAACCGCAGAATTGATATAAGAGTCATAAGTTTCTAG
- a CDS encoding thiamine pyrophosphate-dependent enzyme: protein MEMKTGKTVSQEILVRAYRHMMLARAMADLYEENRSVTTYVHSTSRGHEAIQLATAYQLTKDDWVSPYYRDESLLLGIGFEPYQLMLQLLAKAEDPFSGGRSYYSHPSSLDADKPKIIHQSSATGMQTIPTAGVAQGIQYIEHFKLKDFENNPVVVCSLGDNSVTEGEVSEAFQFAALHQLPIIFLVQDNEWGISVTKDEARTADAYDFVAGFTGLNRMRIDGTDFIASYEGMKEAVDFVRTERKPMLVCAKTVLIGHHTSGVRREFYRTEDDLIKHRTKDPGVILKACLLEEGLGEATLHEMEAEARTLAEQAFLKAQQAPAPQPETVTQHVFAPTPVTEEIGDRNPAGQEKIVMVDAAIHAIQELMWKHPEAVLYGQDVGERIGGVFRETVTLGKKFGNKRVFNTPIQEAYIIGSTVGMSAVGLRPIVEVQFADYIYPGINQLITEISKSCYLSGGKFPVSNIIRVPIGAYGGGGPYHSGSVESILANIKGIKIAYPSNAADFKGLLKAAYYDPNPVIMLEHKGLYWSKVPGTEEAKTIEPAEDYILPFGKANIILKADDEEVSKGRTVVVVTYGMGVYWAKEAAKQHPGKVEVIDLRTLIPLDEALVYERVKLHGKCLVLTEEQINNSFAEAFAHRISRHCFQYLDAPVEAMGALDLPAVPINVILEKEMLPNGEKVAIKLSELLKN, encoded by the coding sequence ATGGAAATGAAAACCGGAAAAACCGTCTCTCAGGAAATTTTAGTCCGTGCGTACCGGCACATGATGCTCGCCAGGGCCATGGCCGACCTTTATGAAGAAAACAGAAGTGTCACCACCTATGTACACAGCACTTCCCGCGGGCATGAGGCCATACAGCTGGCCACCGCCTATCAACTGACTAAGGATGACTGGGTGTCCCCCTATTACCGTGATGAGAGCCTGCTCCTCGGTATTGGTTTCGAGCCTTACCAACTGATGCTTCAGCTTCTGGCCAAAGCAGAAGACCCATTCTCAGGCGGACGTTCCTATTACTCTCACCCCTCCAGCCTGGATGCTGACAAACCCAAGATCATCCACCAAAGTTCAGCTACGGGCATGCAAACCATCCCAACGGCTGGCGTAGCGCAGGGCATACAGTATATTGAACATTTCAAACTCAAGGATTTTGAGAATAATCCAGTGGTCGTGTGCAGTCTTGGTGACAACTCCGTAACGGAAGGGGAAGTCTCCGAAGCGTTTCAGTTTGCCGCACTGCATCAGCTGCCTATCATCTTTTTGGTGCAGGACAATGAATGGGGCATTTCGGTAACCAAGGACGAAGCCCGTACCGCCGATGCCTATGATTTCGTGGCAGGTTTTACCGGTCTTAACCGCATGCGTATTGACGGGACCGACTTCATTGCCAGCTATGAAGGGATGAAGGAAGCGGTGGATTTTGTACGCACCGAACGTAAGCCGATGCTGGTATGCGCAAAAACCGTACTGATTGGGCATCATACTTCCGGGGTGCGCCGCGAGTTCTACCGTACCGAAGATGACCTCATAAAGCACCGCACGAAAGATCCGGGCGTTATTTTAAAAGCCTGCCTACTGGAAGAAGGCCTGGGTGAGGCAACGCTGCATGAAATGGAGGCGGAAGCCAGAACTTTGGCTGAACAGGCGTTCCTGAAGGCCCAGCAGGCACCGGCTCCACAGCCTGAGACCGTTACCCAGCACGTTTTTGCGCCCACTCCTGTTACTGAGGAAATCGGGGACAGAAACCCGGCAGGACAGGAAAAGATAGTGATGGTGGATGCCGCGATCCACGCGATACAGGAACTGATGTGGAAGCATCCTGAAGCGGTACTTTACGGCCAGGATGTGGGCGAACGCATTGGCGGCGTATTCCGTGAAACGGTGACCTTAGGAAAGAAGTTTGGCAATAAAAGAGTCTTCAACACCCCGATCCAGGAGGCCTACATCATCGGGTCCACCGTTGGGATGAGTGCTGTAGGACTGAGACCTATCGTAGAGGTACAGTTTGCCGACTATATTTACCCGGGCATCAACCAGCTGATCACCGAGATCTCGAAATCGTGTTATCTAAGTGGGGGGAAATTTCCGGTGAGCAATATCATTCGGGTACCCATCGGTGCCTATGGCGGTGGCGGACCTTACCACAGCGGCAGCGTAGAGAGCATCCTGGCCAACATCAAAGGGATTAAAATTGCCTACCCAAGCAACGCAGCTGATTTTAAAGGATTGCTGAAAGCGGCCTATTACGATCCGAACCCTGTGATCATGCTCGAACACAAAGGCTTGTATTGGAGCAAGGTGCCCGGCACTGAAGAAGCCAAGACCATCGAGCCCGCGGAAGATTACATCTTACCGTTTGGCAAAGCCAATATCATACTGAAAGCCGATGATGAAGAAGTCAGTAAAGGACGTACCGTAGTGGTGGTCACCTATGGCATGGGCGTTTACTGGGCCAAGGAAGCCGCGAAGCAACACCCCGGAAAAGTTGAGGTTATCGACCTGCGCACCCTGATACCCCTGGATGAGGCCTTGGTCTACGAACGTGTGAAATTACACGGGAAATGCTTGGTACTGACCGAGGAACAAATCAACAACTCATTCGCGGAAGCCTTCGCACACCGCATTTCGCGCCACTGTTTCCAATATCTCGACGCACCGGTGGAAGCCATGGGCGCCCTTGACCTGCCCGCCGTACCGATCAACGTGATCCTCGAAAAGGAAATGTTACCCAATGGTGAAAAAGTAGCCATCAAACTTAGTGAGCTGCTTAAAAACTGA
- a CDS encoding M23 family metallopeptidase: MFRLKNVILTACVSIVLLACDGFKMPKNIFDSSARARYERSFKGADSLMTEWKKNFEVAATSQLSVHDGFSAIVEYEINDLHALAYHLELNRGERLIIKAGLPESPGQRIFVDVDPADSPVSPASSQLLQADGYSEVIENTGRYRIIIQPEIGFSGTFNLRIYTQPSLAFPVAGKGNAAVQSFWGAARDGGARNHEGVDIFAARGTPVVAAVDGIVMRTGHQGLGGKQVWLRDGLLGNSLYYAHLDSVMTTAGTRVRTGDTLGTVGTTGNAKGGSPHLHFGIYSTGSAVDPWPFLRKRDAAKSSPLKIPALQTLKASSNLRRGPGADFEIIANVPSKTSVRILAHVGDWLHIKTESLEGFVLLTRLY; the protein is encoded by the coding sequence ATGTTCAGACTTAAAAATGTAATTCTTACAGCTTGCGTTTCGATTGTCCTCTTGGCATGTGATGGTTTCAAGATGCCCAAAAACATCTTCGATTCCTCCGCCCGCGCCAGGTATGAACGCAGCTTCAAAGGAGCCGACAGCCTGATGACAGAATGGAAAAAGAACTTTGAGGTCGCTGCTACCAGTCAGCTTTCGGTGCATGACGGATTCTCTGCCATAGTCGAATATGAAATCAATGACCTGCATGCCCTTGCCTATCATCTTGAGTTAAACCGTGGTGAGCGCCTCATCATCAAAGCCGGACTTCCCGAGTCTCCTGGGCAGCGGATATTTGTGGATGTAGATCCGGCCGATTCACCGGTTAGCCCAGCCTCAAGCCAGTTGTTACAGGCTGATGGTTATTCAGAGGTCATCGAGAATACGGGGCGTTATCGCATCATCATTCAGCCAGAAATTGGCTTTAGCGGAACCTTCAATCTTAGGATTTATACCCAACCTTCGCTCGCGTTTCCGGTAGCGGGCAAAGGCAATGCGGCGGTACAGAGTTTCTGGGGTGCGGCGCGTGATGGCGGTGCGAGAAACCATGAAGGCGTGGATATTTTCGCGGCACGCGGCACACCGGTGGTGGCTGCTGTGGATGGCATCGTGATGCGTACCGGCCATCAGGGCCTGGGTGGAAAACAGGTGTGGCTGCGGGATGGCCTTTTAGGGAACTCACTTTATTACGCCCATCTCGACAGTGTGATGACGACGGCAGGAACCCGTGTGAGAACCGGCGACACGCTGGGCACGGTAGGTACCACGGGCAATGCCAAAGGCGGAAGCCCACATCTGCATTTCGGCATTTATTCCACCGGCAGTGCGGTAGATCCGTGGCCTTTTCTGCGTAAACGTGATGCAGCTAAAAGCAGCCCCCTGAAGATTCCAGCTTTACAAACTTTAAAAGCCTCTTCAAACCTTCGGCGGGGTCCCGGAGCAGATTTTGAAATTATCGCTAACGTTCCATCCAAAACTTCCGTAAGAATTCTTGCACACGTGGGCGATTGGCTGCACATTAAAACAGAATCTCTAGAAGGATTTGTACTTTTAACCCGGCTTTATTAA
- the ligA gene encoding NAD-dependent DNA ligase LigA gives MSENIQQKIEALRQEIHQHNYSYYTLDEPTISDFEFDLKLKELQELELQFPEYYDSNSPTLRVGGQITKNFPTVQHQFRMYSLDNSYDFNDLEDWERRVQKTLNQPVEWVAELKFDGASISILYENGKLKEAVTRGDGFQGDEITSNVKTIPEIPLQLHGQYPDRFFMRGEIYLTQKNFQKINARRAEEGLDPFMNPRNTASGSLKMQDSAEVRRRGLSAVLYQYVGEQVPAATHWELLQQARIWGFKISDQARLCRSMEEVQQFINYWEEHRHQLGFEIDGIVIKVNELAQQRALGYTAKSPRWAMAYKYKAEKAETVLLSVSYQVGRTGAVTPVANLTPVLLAGTVVKRASLHNEDIIKKLGLHEHDHVYVEKGGEIIPKIVGVNLAKRNAENKEIEYIKNCPECGTPLQRIADQAIHFCPNELHCPPQVVGRMIHFVSRKALNIENLGSETIEQLYREKLVENPADFYALTKEQLLPLERMAEKSAQNIINGIEKSKEIPFEKVLYGIGIKHVGETVAKKLVKNFSSIDELRKATLEELVQVEDIGGKIAESITAFFANPENILMTERLRSYGVQLEKQASQNETVSQILQNKTFLFTGKLSLFTRDDAEEMVEKHGGKNISAVSKNLNYLVVGEKAGSKLKKAQELGTVTILDEQQFLDLIQK, from the coding sequence ATGTCCGAGAATATTCAGCAGAAGATAGAGGCCCTGCGCCAGGAAATTCATCAGCACAACTACAGTTACTATACGCTTGATGAACCCACCATTTCCGATTTTGAATTTGACCTTAAACTTAAAGAACTACAGGAACTCGAATTGCAGTTCCCGGAATATTACGACAGCAATTCGCCTACCCTGCGTGTGGGTGGCCAAATTACCAAGAACTTCCCTACCGTCCAGCATCAGTTCCGGATGTATTCCCTAGATAATTCCTATGATTTCAATGACCTTGAGGACTGGGAACGGCGTGTACAGAAAACGCTTAACCAACCCGTAGAATGGGTGGCTGAACTGAAGTTCGACGGTGCTTCTATCTCAATCCTTTACGAAAATGGCAAACTTAAGGAAGCCGTAACGCGGGGCGACGGTTTCCAGGGTGATGAGATTACCTCAAACGTAAAGACCATTCCCGAAATTCCGCTACAGCTTCATGGCCAGTATCCGGATCGCTTCTTTATGCGCGGCGAAATATATCTTACCCAAAAAAACTTTCAGAAAATCAATGCCCGGCGTGCGGAGGAAGGCCTGGATCCTTTCATGAATCCACGAAATACCGCTTCCGGCAGTCTGAAAATGCAGGATTCGGCTGAGGTCCGGCGGCGTGGCTTATCCGCGGTACTCTATCAATACGTCGGTGAACAGGTGCCTGCGGCCACACACTGGGAACTGCTGCAGCAAGCCCGCATCTGGGGTTTTAAAATATCTGACCAGGCCAGGCTTTGCCGTAGTATGGAGGAAGTACAGCAATTCATCAATTATTGGGAAGAACACCGGCATCAACTCGGGTTCGAGATTGATGGTATCGTAATAAAAGTGAATGAACTCGCACAACAGCGTGCCCTTGGCTATACCGCCAAATCACCCCGTTGGGCCATGGCTTATAAATACAAAGCGGAAAAGGCCGAGACAGTGCTGCTCAGCGTAAGCTATCAGGTAGGCCGGACGGGCGCGGTGACCCCTGTGGCCAATCTTACGCCGGTATTATTGGCCGGCACGGTGGTAAAACGTGCCAGCCTGCATAATGAAGACATCATCAAGAAGCTTGGCCTGCATGAGCACGACCACGTATATGTAGAGAAAGGTGGAGAGATCATCCCAAAGATTGTAGGGGTGAACCTTGCAAAACGAAATGCTGAGAACAAGGAGATTGAGTATATTAAAAACTGCCCGGAATGCGGCACGCCGCTACAGCGCATCGCAGACCAGGCCATACATTTCTGCCCGAACGAGCTGCACTGTCCGCCACAGGTCGTGGGCCGCATGATACACTTTGTATCGCGCAAAGCCCTGAATATCGAAAATCTGGGCAGTGAGACCATCGAGCAGTTATACCGCGAAAAATTGGTGGAGAACCCAGCTGATTTTTATGCACTGACGAAAGAACAGCTGCTGCCACTGGAACGTATGGCCGAAAAGTCCGCGCAGAACATCATCAACGGTATTGAAAAGTCTAAGGAAATCCCTTTTGAAAAGGTGCTGTATGGTATCGGTATCAAACATGTGGGCGAAACCGTCGCAAAGAAACTGGTGAAGAATTTCAGTTCCATTGATGAGCTGAGAAAAGCCACACTGGAAGAACTTGTGCAGGTAGAAGATATTGGTGGGAAGATTGCCGAAAGCATCACCGCATTCTTTGCGAACCCTGAAAACATTCTGATGACCGAACGCCTGAGAAGCTACGGCGTACAACTCGAAAAGCAAGCCAGCCAAAACGAGACCGTTAGCCAGATACTGCAAAACAAGACGTTCCTGTTCACCGGCAAACTTTCATTATTCACGCGAGATGATGCGGAGGAAATGGTGGAAAAACACGGCGGCAAGAATATTTCTGCCGTTTCCAAGAACCTCAATTATCTCGTGGTGGGTGAAAAAGCCGGCAGCAAATTAAAAAAGGCGCAGGAATTGGGCACCGTAACCATTCTGGATGAGCAGCAGTTTCTTGATCTGATCCAGAAATAA